Proteins encoded together in one Rhinopithecus roxellana isolate Shanxi Qingling chromosome 3, ASM756505v1, whole genome shotgun sequence window:
- the ARSK gene encoding arylsulfatase K isoform X3: MFFLTKLQRNKLLFYTLGTVNMGQLIKEVKKFEKEKIELETILNLKLQQHMKYTCNRVEAWTRDVAFLLRQEGRPMVNLIHNRTKVRVMERDWQNTDKAINWLRKEAINYTEPFVLYLGLNLPHPYPSPSSGENFGSSTFHTSLYWLGKVSRDAIKIPKWSPLSEMHPVDYYSSYTKNCTGRFTEKEIKNIRAFYYAMCAETDAMLGEIILALHQLDLLQKTIVIYSSDHGELAMEHRQFYKMSMYEASAHVPLLMMGPGIKVDLQVSNVVSLVDIYPTMLDIAGIPLPQNLSGYSLLPLSSETFKNEHKVKNLHPPWILSEFHGCNVNASTYMLRTNHWKYIAYSDGTSVLPQLFDLSSDPDELTNVAVKFPEITYSLDQKLRSIINYPKVSASVHQYNKEQFIKWKQSIGQNYSNIIANLRWHQDWQKEPKKYESAIDQWLKMHMNPRAV, translated from the exons ATGTTCTTCCTCACTAAGTTGCaaagaaataaattgttattttacaCTTTAGGCACAGTGAACATGGGTCAACtaatcaaagaagtgaaaaaatttGAGAAAG AAAAGATAGAGCTGGAAACAATTTTAAACCTGAAACTTCAGCAACACATGAAGTATACATg TAATCGTGTGGAAGCATGGACAAGAGATGTTGCTTTCTTACTCAGACAAGAAGGCAGGCCCATGGTTAATCTTATCCATAATAGGACTAAAGTCAGAGTGATGGAAAGGGATTGGCAGAATACAGACAAAGCAATAAATTGGTTAAGAAAGGAAGCAATTAATTACACTGAACCATTTGTTCTTTACTTGGGATTAAATTTACCACACCCTTACCCTTCACCATCTTCTGGAGAAAATTTTGGATCTTCAACATTTCACACATCTCTTTATTGGCTTGGAAAA gTGTCTCGTGATGCTATCAAAATCCCAAAGTGGTCACCTTTGTCAGAAATGCACCCTGTAGATTATTACTCTTCTTATACAAAAAACTGCACTGGaagatttacagaaaaagaaattaagaatattAGAGCATTTTATTATGCTATGTGTGCTGAGACAGATGCCATGCTCG GTGAAATTATTTTGGCCCTTCATCAATTAGATCTTCTTCAGAAAACTATTGTCATATACTCCTCAGATCATGGAGAGCTGGCCATGGAACATCGACAGTTTTATAAAATGAGCATGTATGAGGCCAGTGCACATGTTCCGCTTTTGATGATGGGGCCAGGAATTAAAGTCGACCTTCAAGTATCAAATGTGGTTTCTCTTGTGGATATTTACCCTACCATGCTTG atattgCTGGAATTCCTCTGCCTCAGAACCTGAGTGGATATTCTTTGTTGCCATTATCATCAGAAACATTTAAGAATGAACATAAAGTCAAAAACCTGCATCCGCCCTGGATTCTAAGTGAATTCCATGGATGTAATGTGAATGCCTCCACCTACATGCTTCGAACTAACCACTGGAAGTATATAGCCTACTCGGACGGCACTTCAGTATTGCCTCAACTCTTTG atctttCCTCAGATCCAGATGAATTAACAAATGTTGCTGTAAAATTTCCAGAAATTACTTATTCTTTGGATCAGAAGCTTCGTTCCATTATAAACTACCCTAAAGTTTCTGCTTCTGTCCACCAGTATAATAAAGAGCAGTTTATCAAGTGGAAACAAAGTATAGGACAGAATTATTCAAACATTATAGCAAATCTTAGGTGGCATCAGGACTGGCAGAAAGAACCAAAGAAGTATGAAAGTGCAATCGATCAGTGGCTTAAAATGCATATGAATCCAAGAGCAGTTtga